In Myxococcus guangdongensis, a single genomic region encodes these proteins:
- a CDS encoding cyclic nucleotide-binding domain-containing protein, translated as MADTRVEGRERAVQLARQGQLEAALAEYQALLKHAPDDAEVRQQVAELLEWLGRTSDAATAHEASALAWAKALQPLRAVAACVALGRLGAPGSVRARTSATLAERFALCSDACEDGVSGLFSRLGREDFVALVDVLQARAFFPAQPVVREGEAGASMFVLVEGRAEVTRALENGEHAVVGSVAPGDVFGELALVSEGPRLASVVVTERAVLLELTREALASVSARQPRVAQVVEDFYRRRLVDNLLRSNPLLSRLTPAQKAALSLDFSLRPISEGEVLLTQGQPGDAFYVLLRGRCTPWLVHPDGRRVALTELHEGDVFGEISLLLDKPVSATVRAEGVGVVLRLPRAAFERHLLSQPGLKGQLMRMGTERLQRSARVLASGRVLHDGDLRV; from the coding sequence ATGGCGGACACGCGTGTCGAGGGGAGGGAGCGGGCCGTCCAGCTCGCCCGGCAGGGCCAGCTGGAGGCGGCGCTCGCCGAGTACCAGGCGCTCTTGAAGCACGCCCCCGACGACGCGGAGGTGCGCCAGCAGGTGGCGGAGCTGCTCGAGTGGCTGGGCCGCACGAGCGACGCCGCGACGGCGCACGAGGCCTCCGCGCTGGCCTGGGCGAAGGCATTGCAGCCCCTGCGCGCGGTGGCCGCGTGCGTGGCCCTGGGGCGCCTGGGGGCTCCGGGCTCCGTGCGGGCGCGCACCTCGGCGACGCTGGCCGAGCGCTTCGCGCTGTGCTCGGACGCGTGTGAGGACGGCGTGTCGGGGCTCTTCTCCCGGCTGGGCCGCGAGGACTTCGTCGCGCTGGTGGACGTGCTCCAGGCGCGCGCCTTCTTCCCCGCACAGCCGGTGGTGCGGGAGGGCGAGGCGGGCGCGTCCATGTTCGTGCTGGTGGAGGGCCGCGCGGAGGTGACGCGCGCGCTGGAGAACGGCGAGCACGCGGTGGTGGGCTCGGTGGCGCCCGGGGATGTGTTCGGCGAGCTGGCGCTGGTGTCCGAGGGTCCCCGGCTCGCGAGCGTCGTCGTCACCGAGCGCGCGGTGCTGCTGGAGCTGACGCGTGAGGCGCTCGCGTCCGTGTCCGCGCGCCAGCCGCGCGTGGCGCAAGTGGTGGAGGACTTCTACCGGCGCAGGCTGGTGGACAACCTGCTGCGCAGCAACCCGCTGCTCAGCCGGCTGACGCCCGCGCAGAAGGCCGCGCTCAGCCTGGACTTCAGCCTGCGCCCCATCTCCGAGGGCGAGGTGCTGCTGACCCAAGGGCAACCGGGTGACGCCTTCTACGTGCTCCTGCGCGGCCGGTGCACGCCGTGGCTGGTGCACCCGGATGGCCGGCGCGTGGCGCTGACGGAGCTGCACGAGGGGGACGTGTTCGGCGAAATCTCCCTGCTGCTCGACAAGCCCGTGTCCGCGACGGTGCGCGCGGAGGGCGTGGGCGTGGTGCTGCGGCTGCCTCGCGCCGCGTTCGAGAGGCACCTGCTCAGCCAGCCGGGCCTGAAGGGACAGCTGATGCGCATGGGCACCGAGCGACTGCAGCGCTCCGCGCGCGTGCTGGCGTCGGGCCGCGTGCTGCACGACGGGGATTTGCGCGTCTGA
- a CDS encoding cyclic nucleotide-binding domain-containing protein yields the protein MAGAAERSDLIPEEGARGRRLPMGGPARSVWEAVMQGAVDVAVRAYEDLSPGQRERVLVDSANVPAQARTALVDVLRRARDFAGAARLLEAQGADAEAAALHEQAGSLLMAAEAWMRSGEPERAAAAFERGGALERALELYRSLEARESMAHCLTRLQRPLEAAEEYHALGYAHAELEALRGVPSEHPRRREAVLRMCALLDEQGESMRALVLLADARQESAAAREDEVLKAEHLRLLRHLGLSDGSPESGEASSPVAERPGATPDGYEYLKAIPIFGELALEDLKDLYRVARQVVIPEDTTVLEKGARGTGLLVLLDGTVEVSSGPGPDARRLNTLGPGAWLGEISLILDGPTSAHVRSSATVRALRVTRADFQHYLATHEAAALRIYRLFTHNLAERVRVLST from the coding sequence ATGGCGGGGGCCGCGGAGAGGTCCGACCTCATTCCGGAGGAGGGCGCCCGGGGGCGACGTCTGCCCATGGGTGGCCCTGCACGTTCGGTGTGGGAGGCGGTGATGCAGGGAGCGGTGGACGTGGCGGTGCGGGCCTACGAGGACTTGTCCCCGGGGCAGCGTGAGCGCGTGCTGGTGGACTCCGCGAACGTGCCCGCACAGGCGCGCACGGCGCTGGTGGACGTGCTGCGGCGGGCCCGGGACTTCGCGGGCGCGGCGCGGCTCCTGGAGGCCCAGGGCGCGGATGCCGAGGCCGCGGCGCTGCACGAGCAGGCGGGCTCGCTGCTGATGGCGGCGGAGGCGTGGATGCGCTCCGGAGAGCCCGAGCGCGCGGCGGCGGCCTTCGAGCGCGGCGGCGCGCTGGAGCGGGCGCTGGAGCTGTACCGCTCGCTGGAGGCGCGCGAGTCCATGGCGCACTGCCTGACGCGGCTGCAGCGTCCCCTGGAGGCCGCGGAGGAGTACCACGCGCTGGGCTACGCGCACGCGGAGCTGGAGGCGCTGCGCGGCGTGCCGTCCGAGCACCCCCGCCGACGCGAGGCGGTGCTGCGCATGTGCGCGCTGCTCGACGAGCAGGGTGAGTCCATGCGCGCGCTGGTGCTGCTGGCGGATGCGCGGCAGGAGTCCGCGGCCGCGCGCGAGGACGAGGTGCTCAAGGCCGAGCACCTTCGCCTGCTCCGGCACCTGGGCCTGAGTGATGGCTCGCCCGAGTCCGGTGAGGCCTCCTCGCCGGTGGCCGAGCGGCCGGGCGCGACGCCCGACGGGTACGAGTACCTCAAGGCGATTCCCATCTTCGGGGAGCTGGCGCTGGAGGACCTCAAGGACCTCTACCGCGTGGCGCGGCAGGTGGTCATCCCCGAGGACACCACGGTGCTGGAGAAGGGCGCGCGGGGCACGGGGCTGCTGGTGCTGCTGGACGGCACGGTGGAGGTGTCCAGTGGCCCGGGGCCGGACGCCCGGCGGCTCAACACGCTGGGGCCCGGCGCGTGGCTGGGGGAAATCAGCCTCATCCTGGACGGGCCCACGTCCGCGCACGTGCGCTCCAGCGCCACGGTGAGGGCCCTGCGCGTGACGCGCGCGGACTTCCAGCACTACCTGGCCACCCATGAGGCGGCGGCCCTGCGCATCTACCGGCTGTTCACCCACAACCTGGCGGAGCGGGTGCGGGTGCTCAGCACGTAG
- a CDS encoding WD40/YVTN/BNR-like repeat-containing protein, with protein MSRHPPHRWSQALCLLAVCAATTASAHAGLPETSNVTLRRGHPEDFFLGATFGAVISRDAGKTFRWICPDAMGYGGWNPTAYLWREAGDLMAATGSALLRSPDGGCSWNTHPYFKDTWVSGLAAHPTDDRVLYVVTSRHGRPNGVYRSQDGGETWAPSPLLRQGLVLNAVRVSPANPQRLYATGKEEGRMLLLRSDDAGETWREVVHPLTQLLLPYDLMVEAADPVSVDIVWARVSSQGSTFMLRSDDGGETFTIVSEIQDVFINMELSADGKMTWVGTLNHFFRGPSTGPLDMLTLPTGNACVLRQGDTLYGCGSTWLHDWALARSTDQGSTWEHLFGLYEIQGTHQCPRGTPVRDLCPSRWPQLAEQLGAPLYPDGGVEEPTPEDAGTPDAGLPDAGTTDAGSTPEPPTGPKGSGGCGAMGGNMAPLLLLLSLFTLLRRGRRRVHSTTGPLP; from the coding sequence ATGTCGCGTCACCCCCCTCATCGCTGGAGCCAGGCCCTCTGCCTGCTGGCGGTGTGCGCCGCAACGACGGCGAGCGCCCACGCGGGCCTGCCCGAGACGTCCAACGTCACCCTCCGCCGAGGCCACCCGGAGGACTTCTTCCTGGGCGCGACGTTCGGCGCGGTGATTTCGCGCGACGCCGGCAAGACGTTCCGGTGGATATGCCCGGACGCGATGGGCTACGGCGGCTGGAACCCCACGGCCTACCTGTGGCGTGAGGCCGGCGACCTCATGGCGGCCACGGGCAGCGCGCTCCTGCGCTCACCCGACGGCGGCTGCTCGTGGAACACGCACCCCTACTTCAAGGACACCTGGGTCTCCGGCCTCGCGGCGCACCCCACCGATGACCGAGTGCTGTACGTGGTCACCTCGCGGCACGGCAGGCCCAACGGCGTGTACCGCTCGCAGGACGGCGGCGAGACATGGGCACCCTCCCCCCTGCTTCGTCAGGGCCTGGTGCTCAACGCGGTGCGCGTGTCCCCGGCGAACCCCCAGCGCCTGTACGCGACGGGCAAGGAGGAGGGCCGGATGCTCCTCCTGCGCAGCGACGACGCGGGGGAGACGTGGCGCGAGGTGGTGCACCCGCTGACGCAACTGCTGTTGCCGTACGACTTGATGGTGGAGGCGGCGGACCCGGTGTCGGTGGACATCGTGTGGGCGCGCGTGTCGTCGCAGGGCTCCACCTTCATGCTGCGCAGCGATGACGGCGGCGAGACGTTCACCATCGTCTCCGAAATCCAGGACGTCTTCATCAACATGGAGCTGTCCGCCGACGGGAAGATGACGTGGGTGGGCACGCTCAACCACTTCTTCCGCGGCCCCTCCACGGGCCCTTTGGACATGTTGACCCTGCCCACGGGCAACGCGTGCGTGCTGCGCCAGGGCGACACGCTCTACGGCTGCGGCTCCACGTGGCTGCACGACTGGGCGCTCGCGCGCAGCACGGACCAGGGCAGCACGTGGGAGCACCTGTTCGGCCTCTACGAAATCCAGGGCACGCACCAGTGTCCGCGCGGCACGCCGGTGCGGGACTTGTGCCCCAGCCGATGGCCCCAGCTGGCCGAGCAGCTCGGCGCGCCGCTGTATCCGGATGGCGGCGTCGAGGAGCCGACACCCGAGGACGCGGGCACGCCGGACGCGGGCCTTCCCGACGCGGGAACCACCGATGCAGGCTCCACTCCTGAACCCCCGACTGGTCCCAAGGGGTCGGGAGGTTGCGGGGCGATGGGTGGGAACATGGCGCCGCTGTTGTTGTTGCTGTCCCTCTTCACCCTGCTGCGCCGTGGTCGGCGGCGTGTGCATTCCACGACAGGTCCCCTCCCATGA